In the Daphnia pulicaria isolate SC F1-1A chromosome 2, SC_F0-13Bv2, whole genome shotgun sequence genome, one interval contains:
- the LOC124326481 gene encoding uncharacterized protein LOC124326481 produces the protein MLPSIRPSFALIAVVLLALLAVEIPARVVEDVVIDPSMVSAIAEPMVRQARQQSTATVTVLKTTTLSSVTTTVLTTKKICGIIASVSAGTVNPGGIATFTNAPAAACSRRRRQYWDQPVFVALKNDDDTSLQYFRLNPTQVLNFEPTLLPQFRNTHSPSVQLVKESSFILPSFDKPSDNVRVASPLFGISSLISSIVSGILTTTTTTTSTITAYTSTSVSTSFTGTASYYVVGACYPAGLTTC, from the exons ATGCTTCCGTCCATCCGTCCATCATTCGCCTTGATTGCTGTCGTCTTGCTGGCTTTGTTGGCCGTCGAGATTCCGGCCCGTGTGGTCGAAGATGTCGTCATCGATCCATCGATGGTCTCCGCCATCGCTGAGCCTATGGTCCGCCAGGCCAGGCAGCAATCGACAGCCACCGTCACCGTCCTCAAAACC ACGACCCTCTCGTCCGTCACGACCACCGTCCTGACGACCAAGAAAATCTGCGGCATCATAGCTTCCGTCTCGGCTGGCACGGTCAACCCTGGTGGCATTGCCACATTTACCAACGCTCCGGCTGCAGCCTGCAGCCGCCGGAGGCGTCAGTATTGGGACCAGCCTGTCTTTGTCGCCCTCaagaacgacgacgacaccaGCTTGCAGTACTTCCGATTGAATCCCACCCAAGTTTTGAa TTTCGAACCGACGTTGTTGCCACAATTCCGCAACACCCACAGCCCGAGCGTTCAACTGGTGAAGGAATCATCCTTCATTCTTCCGTCGTTCGACAAGCCGTCGGATAACGTCCGCGTGGCCAGCCCACTATTCGGGATCAGCAGTCTCATCTCTTCCATCGTGTCTGGCATTTTGACGACGACAACCACCACGACGTCGACCATCACCGCTTATACGTCCACTTCTGTATCCACGTCGTTCACTGGCACCGCCAGCTATTACGTCGTCGGAGCTTGTTATCCGGCTGGCCTCACCACCTGCTAG
- the LOC124326488 gene encoding uncharacterized protein LOC124326488 has translation MKCINQFNHLAVYLSMISLILVIVDPIAARVVIDPGVDEAGNGLYGGMVQGRQITALLTVTRTVSSATTSTLSTTSLCVKLSTSGSLTPTQCRRRRNWNGRREEEPLLYVLFDQNGEDVEFVQPSRIDPSKVLSVETTELAKFRDGIPSTGPAIIESSLETEDSSTEDNGVRVAQPIYFSALASILSNIFPSAFQSTTTSTKTSTVYAGGTTVVTVYTSTNSFTLVGSCYPAFPPLC, from the exons ATGAAGTGcatcaatcaattcaatcaCCTGGCGGTTTACCTGTCAATGATTTCACTAATTCTCGTCATAGTCGATCCGATTGCGGCTCGAGTCGTCATCGACCCCGGAGTCGACGAAGCTGGCAACGGTCTCTACGGCGGAATGGTCCAGGGCCGTCAGATCACAGCCCTGCTGACCGTCACGCGGACCGTTTCCTCTGCGACGACGTCGACTTTATCCACGACCAGCCTTTGCGTCAAGCTGAGCACCAGCGGAAGTCTGACGCCCACCcagtgccgccgccgccgcaatTGGAACGGACGCCGAGAAGAAGAACCTTTGCTCTACGTCCTGTTCGACCAGAACGGCGAAGATGTTGAATTCGTCCAACCCAGTCGAATCGATCCGTCCAAAGTCTTGAG TGTGGAAACGACGGAATTGGCCAAATTCCGCGACGGGATACCATCAACCGGGCCGGCCATCATCGAATCATCGTTAGAAACCGAAGATTCTTCAACGGAGGACAACGGCGTCCGTGTCGCTCAACCCATTTATTTCAGCGCGCTGGCGTCCATCCTGTCCAATATCTTTCCAAGTGCTTTCCAGTCGACGACGACCAGCACGAAAACATCGACCGTTTACGCCGGCGGTACCACGGTCGTCACCGTCTACACGTCCACCAATTCGTTCACTCTCGTCGGCTCCTGCTATCCGGCTTTCCCTCCGCTTTGTTAG
- the LOC124326527 gene encoding uncharacterized protein LOC124326527, with translation MQSSVLVLLSCAVLASASVLVSSGQSEEPANRQIPNVLRFLVTPKTITSTVTVSSTTVVTKGITTSCAVSVVGIPNCRRRRNVMEEPIFLEAEEEDDEINPSAPVELMVTALPEMRSLDAKEEAVASAEVQPSIENTAGMAEVQIRDMESICKARVANPFFGVGLAQVFGITVLYSTTVTVTQPVTSTSTTVALKQTITIAGCFPSPLPFSNC, from the exons ATGCAGTCGTCCGTTCTAGTCCTTCTGTCTTGCGCCGTATTGGCCTCCGCTTCCGTACTGGTTTCCAGTGGACAGTCGGAAGAACCGGCCAACCGCCAAATTCCCAACGTTCTGCGCTTCCTCGTCACGCCAAAGACCATCACGTCGACGGTCACCGTCAGCTCCACCACGGTCGTCACTAAGGGCATCACGACCAGCTGCGCCGTCTCGGTCGTCGGCATTCCCAACTGCCGCCGGCGCCGCAACGTCATGGAAGAACCAATCTTCCTCgaagcggaagaagaagacgacgagaTCAATCCATCGGCCCCCGTCGA GTTGATGGTCACCGCTCTTCCGGAGATGAGATCGCTGGATGCCAAGGAAGAGGCCGTCGCATCGGCTGAAGTCCAGCCATCCATTGAGAACACGGCCGGCATGGCCGAAGTGCAAATCCGCGACATGGAAAGCATCTGCAAGGCTCGAGTGGCCAATCCGTTCTTTGGCGTCGGTCTGGCCCAGGTTTTCGGCATTACGGTCCTATACTCGACCACAGTGACCGTCACCCAGCCAGTCACATCGACTTCCACCACCGTTGCCTTAAAGCAAACCATTACCATTGCTGGCTGCTTTCCTTCTCCGCTGCCGTTCAGCAATTGTTAA
- the LOC124326257 gene encoding alpha-(1,3)-fucosyltransferase C-like: MSLLTTRQLVVVNRLDLVYKNKRRMANIFRTSVLAVGIFTLVIYQSLHKLEIAGTHQYRDVKSILIWNAPERAEVVAFVNSARDGRNVFNSCPITECRIDLEPSGTLETYDAIVINFNDQFRLVDLPEFRRKHHQRMVFFTQEPPPALKGYDFRRYANYFNWTMTYRTDSDIPLTYGRITKREKTLTNTEMTSNSGNKTKLVAWMATQCLTDGRRESYVKELKRHIDIDVYGLCGRLSCARHPVDVSHPRCYDKLESTYKFYLSLENSICRDYVTEKFFKIVQRRIVPVVYGGADYERIAPAGSYIDARRYHPAQLADYLRRLDADETLYQEFFRWKKDYAVEAGVTSMAHRGFCHLCSRLHHDQTVKTYVDLTSHWQHPSDECQSPLEMN, translated from the coding sequence ATGTCATTGCTAACGACTCGTCAACTCGTCGTCGTCAACCGCTTGGATTTGGTTTACAAAAACAAGCGGCGAATGGCTAACATTTTTCGTACATCCGTTCTGGCAGTTGGCATTTTCACTTTGGTAATTTATCAATCACTCCACAAACTGGAAATTGCCGGAACTCATCAGTATAGGGACgttaaatcaattttaatttggaaCGCTCCGGAACGGGCGGAAGTAGTGGCTTTCGTCAATTCCGCTCGGGATGGCCGGAATGTTTTTAATTCCTGTCCGATCACAGAATGCCGGATCGATTTGGAACCTTCCGGAACACTCGAGACTTACGACGCCATCGTCATCAATTTCAACGATCAATTCCGGCTGGTCGACTTGCCGGAATTCCGCCGGAAACATCATCAGCGGATGGTCTTCTTCACTCAAGAGCCTCCGCCGGCTTTAAAAGGCTACGATTTCCGTCGGTATGCAAATTACTTTAACTGGACCATGACGTACCGGACGGATTCCGACATCCCTCTCACTTACGGCCGGATTACTAAGCGAGAAAAAACATTAACAAACACAGAAATGACCAGCAATTCCGGCAATAAGACCAAACTAGTGGCCTGGATGGCCACTCAATGCTTGACGGATGGCCGGAGGGAATCTTACGTCAAGGAATTAAAACGCCACATCGATATCGACGTGTACGGCCTTTGCGGAAGACTTTCATGCGCCCGGCATCCGGTGGATGTCTCCCATCCGCGGTGCTACGACAAACTGGAATCCACCTACAAGTTTTACCTGTCGTTGGAGAATTCCATCTGCCGGGACTACGTCACCgaaaagtttttcaaaatcgtCCAGCGTCGCATCGTGCCCGTCGTTTACGGCGGTGCGGATTACGAGCGGATCGCACCCGCCGGCTCGTACATCGACGCTCGTCGTTACCATCCGGCTCAACTGGCCGACTACCTGCGACGGCTGGATGCGGATGAAACTTTGTACCAGGAATTCTTCCGCTGGAAGAAAGACTACGCCGTCGAAGCCGGAGTCACATCCATGGCCCATCGTGGGTTTTGCCATCTTTGCAGTCGATTACATCACGATCAAACAGTGAAAACTTACGTCGATTTGACTAGCCACTGGCAACATCCCAGTGACGAGTGTCAATCACCTTTGGAGATGaactaa
- the LOC124327719 gene encoding uncharacterized protein LOC124327719, which translates to MVFTKSFKNGEIINIRDLNNSLCLSSISTCSCEADLRGPNQSVVSFSLYGDLTDPSVSDRYIRPLRALTANISRIYPDWIVRIYHNFSMEDGRELKEMLNDSAKIDFCDVERILRLRNIRPTVFPMTWRFLPLLDPLVDRFMSRDTDSELIRREIDAVLQWLSASDATFHAMRDHPWHCDTEILGGLWGAKVHQRRRDIGRVVAKMFKRPMPSFHGVDQLLLKFYLWPLAVKDSVIHDSYCCETFPSSSLLPFPTRRQDSSSFVGSVYANQSLPSPGMCPEKCRPQRHPDWNEC; encoded by the exons ATGGTATTCACgaaatcattcaaaaatgGAGAAATTATTAATATTCGTGATTTGAACAACAGTTTATGTTTATCGTCAATTTCAACTTGCAGTTGCGAAGCGGATCTCAGGGGACCCAATCAGAGTGTCGTCTCATTCTCACTTTACGGCGACTTGACCGATCCGTCCGTTTCGGACAGATACATCCGCCCGCTGAGAGCCTTGACCGCAAACATCAGCCGCATTTATCCAG ATTGGATCGTCAGGATTTATCACAATTTTTCGATGGAGGACGGAAgagaattaaaagaaatgttgaaCGATTCCGCCAAGATCGACTTTTGCGACGTCGAACGCATCCTCCGGTTGCGCAACATCCGGCCGACGGTATTTCCCATGACCTGGCGCTTTCTCCCGCTGCTGGATCCTCTGGTGGATCGGTTCATGTCGAGAGACACGGACTCGGAGTTGATCCGTCGAGAAATCGACGCCGTCCTCCAATGGCTGTCCGCCAGCGACGCCACTTTCCACGCCATGCGAGATCATCCGTGGCATTGCGACACTGAAATTCTCGGAG GACTGTGGGGGGCCAAAGTCCATCAAAGGCGTCGTGACATTGGCCGGGTCGTCGCGAAAATGTTCAAAAGGCCAATGCCATCCTTCCACGGCGTCGATCAATTGCTactgaaattttacctttggCCTTTAGCTGTAAAAGACTCG GTGATACACGATAGTTACTGCTGTGAAACATTCCCGTCTTCTTCGCTATTACCTTTTCCAACCAGGCGACAAGATTCTTCCTCGTTTGTTGGATCGGTTTACGCCAACCAAAGTCTTCCGTCGCCCGGAATGTGCCCGGAAAAATGCCGACCCCAACGACACCCAGATTGGAATGAATGTTAA
- the LOC124326397 gene encoding probable methyltransferase-like protein 24, which produces MFFRVPSNIHHRHSVKTIARFLLCLAVLSLSLTLLKLSNSGSENGPKRGSADDAMMLDSWSSVSQLLAFLESSRMTNRSACRVFYEFGGVVINNSDRYKDGQKSVCLDQGLGPAINNCLVYSFGIDNEWSFDDDMAKLGCDVYSFDPSMEEVDHNRSARIHFYQMGLWNRDGYIYLDKKRPDVAWKVLTLESFYNRFKSIHGEREIDYVKIDIEGDEWTVLPQMIDSGILGRVKQLAMEVHFDGDDSVDDIRQRIGLLRSLESRHGMIPFDYKSNLNSKGFVPAAPDKYSCAEIAYFNSKFKM; this is translated from the exons ATGTTTTTCCGTGTTCCCAGCAACATCCATCATCGGCATTCAGTCAAAACCATCGCCCGGTTCCTCCTGTGTCTGGCCGTTCTGTCCTTGAGCTTGACCCTGTTGAAATTATCCAATTCCGGCTCTGAAAACGGCCCAAAACGGGGCAGCGCGGATGACGCAATGATGCTGGACTCTTGGTCATCCGTGTCGCAGTTGCTGGCCTTTTTGGAATCGAGTCGGATGACAAACCGATCGGCCTGTCGTGTCTTCTACGAGTTTGGCGGCGTAGTCATCAACAATAGCGACAGGTACAAAGACGGGCAAAAGTCCGTCTGCCTAGACCAGGGACTCGGGCCGGCCATCAACAATTGTCTCGTCTACTCGTTCGGAATAGACAACGAATGGTCGTTTGACGACGACATGGCTAAACTCGGATGCGACGTCTACTCGTTCGATCC atCCATGGAGGAAGTCGATCACAATCGCAGCGCTCGAATTCACTTTTACCAGATGGGCCTGTGGAATCGAGACGGTTACATTTACCTGGACAAGAAACGGCCGGATGTTGCCTGGAAGGTTCTCACCTTGGAATCTTTTTACAATAGATTTAAATCGATTCACGGAGAGCGGGAAATCGATTACGTCAAGATCGACATCGAAGGTGACGAGTGGACTGTCCTGCCGCAAATGATCGACTCGGGGATACTGGGCAGAGTGAAGCAGCTGGCCATGGAGGTCCACTTTGACGGAGACGACAGCGTCGACGACATCCGCCAGCGGATCGGCCTCTTGCGCTCGCTGGAAAGCCGTCACGGAATGATTCCGTTTGATTACAAGAGCAATTTGAACAGTAAGGGATTCGTGCCGGCCGCGCCGGACAAATACTCGTGCGCCGAAATCGcctatttcaattcaaaattcaaaatgtga